A section of the Manis javanica isolate MJ-LG unplaced genomic scaffold, MJ_LKY HiC_scaffold_25, whole genome shotgun sequence genome encodes:
- the LOC108403268 gene encoding B-lymphocyte antigen CD20 isoform X2 yields MTTPRNSMTGAFPADSVKGAAALHPAQRVIPRKTSSVVGPTQSFFMRESKALGAVQIMNGLFHIALGSLLMIHMQVHTPICVTVWYPLWGGITFIISGSLLAAVEKNSRKSLVKGKMIINSLSLFAAISGIIFLIMDIFNITITHFFKMENLHLIKAPMPYIDIHNCEPTNPSEKNSLAVQYCDSIQSVFLELVTAGIAENEWKKLCSRPKANVVLLSAEEKKEQSIEIKEEVVELTEISSHPKNEEDIEIIPVQEEEETEINFPEPPQDQESSPTENDSIP; encoded by the exons ATGACAACACCCAGAAATTCGATGACTGGAGCTTTCCCAGCAGATTCTGTGAAAGGCGCTGCTGCCTTGCATCCTGCCCAAAGAGTGATTCCCAGGAAGACGTCTTCAGTGGTGGGCCCCACACAAAGCTTCTTCATGAGGGAGTCTAAGGCTTTAGGG GCTGTGCAGATTATGAATGGGCTCTTCCACATCGCCCTAGGCAGCCTCCTGATGATCCACATGCAGGTCCACACACCCATTTGTGTAACTGTGTGGTACCCTCTCTGGGGAGGCATTACG TTTATCATTTCTGGATCACTCCTGGCAGCAGTGGAGAAAAACTCCAGGAAGAGTTTG GTCAAAGGGAAAATGATAATAAACTCATTGAGCCTCTTTGCTGCCATTTCTGGAATAATATTTTTGATCATGGACATATTTAACATTAcaattactcatttttttaaaatggagaatCTGCACCTTATTAAGGCTCCCATGCCATATATTGACATACACAACTGCGAGCCAACTAACCCCTCTGAGAAAAACTCTCTAGCTGTACAATATTGTGACAGCATACAATCTGTGTTCTTG GAACTTGTCACAGCTGGCATTGCtgagaatgaatggaaaaaacTGTGCTCCAGACCCAAAGCT AATGTAGTTCTCCTGTCagctgaagaaaaaaaggaacagtccattgaaataaaagaagaagTGGTTGAGCTGACTGAAATATCTTCCCACCCAAAGAATGAAGAGGACATTGAAATAATCCCAgtccaagaagaagaagaaacagaaataaactttCCTGAACCTCCCCAAGATCAGGAATCTTCACCAACAGAAAATGATAGCATcccttaa
- the MS4A14 gene encoding LOW QUALITY PROTEIN: membrane-spanning 4-domains subfamily A member 14 (The sequence of the model RefSeq protein was modified relative to this genomic sequence to represent the inferred CDS: inserted 1 base in 1 codon; deleted 6 bases in 4 codons; substituted 5 bases at 5 genomic stop codons) — translation MPREPETGIFSVSLIISIAELSISVTIASFRSQHWTRSNEIVFFSPLNVTQDSESSVPEENAIIQFELQEEFSCDDSIGNTQPVFLGGYTFSFFKLRVSRNPFTFQHSGRRGSVYYASSLSVPDEQQKNIHSPLKLYKEQTEWKPLTPHKRKRPSENITHSRQLNDEDLQYATVQSPEIQTQLLQAQAPSIKKFQLLPPQDLPSHTLPTQILPVQXLLSGAPQSHVTQSHNLASEDVPSQDIPSLDIPSKDILSQDISYQDIPSQDLSYQDIPSQDILYQDIPSQNVPSQDMPSKYKSCQHKDPTFHAVQCPNIQCLHQQSPDLQLQNVQTQDQQFTHISYQNIXSEMLLTQEWKCMKERXEGKSPKQHALDQQSKDXPSPKQLSIGQKSKGCQSPKKKSLVQIQDQQSPRKKSLDPYIKGWLSPKRHSIDKRVXIKQTMQQPPYQQAEDQLAQGEQSLKQQSPMGQAKHQHGKEEQSPKEESKGRQDKDQQADKKQSPKKQTQHQQGXDEQVLEEKSAKQLHQDWQSPRNQSPDWKTQGWQYLDQQSQDQRTQDWKNKAQELQFKMQDSLNWGS, via the exons ATTGTGTTTTTCTCGCCTCTGAATGTTACACAAGATAGTGAATCATCTGTCCCAGAAGAAAATGCTATAATTCAATTTGAGCTTCAAGAAGAGTTTTCCTGTGATGACTCAATAGGAAACACACAACCTGTTTTCCTTGGAGgttatactttc tctttcttcaaattAAGAGTCTCAAGAAATCCTTTCACCTTCCAACattcagggaggagaggcagtgtGTACTATGCatcttctctctctgtgcctgatgaacaacagaaaaatatccaTTCACCTTTAAAACTTTATAAGGAACAAACTGAGTGGAAACCTTTAACT CCACATAAAAGGAAAAGGCCCTCAGAAAATATCACACACAGTAGACAACTGAATGATGAAGACCTACAATATGCTACCGTACAATCCCCAGAAATACAAACCCAACTGCTGCAGGCCCAAGCCCCTTCTATTAAAAAATTCCAACTGTTACCACCCCAAGACCTGCCATCCCACACTTTGCCAACCCAAATTCTGCCAGTAC CCCTGCTATCTGGAGCCCCACAATCCCATGTCACAcag tctcacaacctggcatCTGAAGACGTGCCATCCCAAGACATACCATCCCTGGACATACCATCCAAAGATATACTATCCCAAGATATATCATACCAGGACATACCATCCCAAGATTTATCATACCAGGACATACCATCCCAAGATATATTATACCAGGACATACCATCCCAAAATGTACCATCCCAAGACATGCCTTCC AAGTACAAGTCCTGCCAGCACAAAGACCCAACATTCCATGCTGTGCAGTGCCCTAATATACAATGCCTACATCAGCAATCCCCAGATCTTCAGCTACAAAACGTCCAAACTCAAGACCAGCAATTTACACATATATCATACCAAAACATTTAATCAGAAATGTTACTGACCCAAGAGTGGAAATGTATGAAGGAACGCTAAGAAGGGAAATCCCCAAAACAGCATGCCCTAGACCAGCAAAGCAAAGACTGACCATCCCCAAAGCAGCTCTCCATTGGCCAGAAAAGCAAAGGCTGCcaatctccaaaaaagaaaagtctggTCCAAATCCAAGATCAGCAATCCCCAAGGAAGAAATCCCTAGACCCATACATCAAAGGCTGGCTATCCCCAAAGAGGCACTCCATAGATAAGCGAGTCTGAATTAAGCAAACCATGCAGCAACCCCCATATCAGCAAGCTGAAGACCAGCTGGCCCAAGGGGAGCAATCCCTGAAGCAACAATCTCCAATGGGGCAAGCTAAACACCAACATGGCAAAGAGGAGCAATCCCCAAAGGAAGAATCCAAAGGTAGACAAGATAAAGATCAACAGGCTGATAAGAAGCAATccccaaaaaaacaaacccaacacCAGCAAGGTTAAGATGAGCAGGTCCTAGAGGAGAAATCTGCAAAGCAACTACACCAAGATTGGCAATCCCCAAGAAATCAATCTCCAGATTGGAAAACTCAAGGCTGGCAATATTTAGACCAACAATCCCAAGACCAGAGAACTCAAGACTGGAAAAACAAAGCACAAGAACTGCAATTCAAAATGCAGGATTCCCTCAACTGGGGATCCTAA
- the LOC108403268 gene encoding B-lymphocyte antigen CD20 isoform X1 has protein sequence MTTPRNSMTGAFPADSVKGAAALHPAQRVIPRKTSSVVGPTQSFFMRESKALGAVQIMNGLFHIALGSLLMIHMQVHTPICVTVWYPLWGGITFIISGSLLAAVEKNSRKSLVKGKMIINSLSLFAAISGIIFLIMDIFNITITHFFKMENLHLIKAPMPYIDIHNCEPTNPSEKNSLAVQYCDSIQSVFLGIFAVMLIFTFFQELVTAGIAENEWKKLCSRPKANVVLLSAEEKKEQSIEIKEEVVELTEISSHPKNEEDIEIIPVQEEEETEINFPEPPQDQESSPTENDSIP, from the exons ATGACAACACCCAGAAATTCGATGACTGGAGCTTTCCCAGCAGATTCTGTGAAAGGCGCTGCTGCCTTGCATCCTGCCCAAAGAGTGATTCCCAGGAAGACGTCTTCAGTGGTGGGCCCCACACAAAGCTTCTTCATGAGGGAGTCTAAGGCTTTAGGG GCTGTGCAGATTATGAATGGGCTCTTCCACATCGCCCTAGGCAGCCTCCTGATGATCCACATGCAGGTCCACACACCCATTTGTGTAACTGTGTGGTACCCTCTCTGGGGAGGCATTACG TTTATCATTTCTGGATCACTCCTGGCAGCAGTGGAGAAAAACTCCAGGAAGAGTTTG GTCAAAGGGAAAATGATAATAAACTCATTGAGCCTCTTTGCTGCCATTTCTGGAATAATATTTTTGATCATGGACATATTTAACATTAcaattactcatttttttaaaatggagaatCTGCACCTTATTAAGGCTCCCATGCCATATATTGACATACACAACTGCGAGCCAACTAACCCCTCTGAGAAAAACTCTCTAGCTGTACAATATTGTGACAGCATACAATCTGTGTTCTTG GGCATTTTTGCAGTGATGCTGATATTTACCTTCTTCCAGGAACTTGTCACAGCTGGCATTGCtgagaatgaatggaaaaaacTGTGCTCCAGACCCAAAGCT AATGTAGTTCTCCTGTCagctgaagaaaaaaaggaacagtccattgaaataaaagaagaagTGGTTGAGCTGACTGAAATATCTTCCCACCCAAAGAATGAAGAGGACATTGAAATAATCCCAgtccaagaagaagaagaaacagaaataaactttCCTGAACCTCCCCAAGATCAGGAATCTTCACCAACAGAAAATGATAGCATcccttaa